The Calditrichota bacterium genomic interval GAGATCGACGTGAACCGGATTCAAAAATTGGGCGTTGCCCTTCATTTGAACACGCCGGTGGATCGGCCTCTGTTTGAACGTCTGCAGCGCGATTTTGATTTTCTTTACCTTTCTGTTGGCGCTCAGGCCGGAAAACCGCTGCGTATTCCGGGAGAAGAGCTGGAAGGGGTTCAGGACGCTCTGGCGTTTCTTTCGCGCGTGCGAAAAGGGGAAGCGGTTTCTTTGGGGCAGAGGGTGCTGGTAATTGGCGGCGGGAACACCGCAATCGATGCGGCGCGCACGGCGCGGCGGCTGGTTGGGCAGAATGGGGACGTTACGCTGTTGTACCGCCGTACCCGGCACGAAATGCCCGCCGATGCGGACGAAATTCGCGAGGCGCTTTTGGAAGGTGTACGCCTGTTGGAACTGGCCGCACCGGTGGCAATCCGGCGGGAGGATGACCATCTCGTCGTCACCTGTCAGAAAATGGCGCTTGGGGAACCGGACGACTCGGGGCGCAGGCGGCCCGTTCCGGTTGAGAATTCGGAATTCCTGCTTGAAGCCGATGCGGTCATTCCGGCTATCGGTCAGGAAATGGCGCTCGATTTTCTGAATCCCGAGGATCTGAAAGCCGATCCCGTGACGCACGAAACAGCCATTCCCCGGCTTTACATTGGCGGCGACGCATTTCGCGGGCCGTCCAGCTTGATTTTGTCCATCGCTGACGGGAAAGAAGCGGCAGCGCACATACTGAAAGCGGCTGGGAAAGACGAACCGTCTCGGACGGTTCATCCCAAAAAAGAACTGACGCTGGCGGAGTTTCAGAAAAAAGCCGCCCGCCGGGAATGGGCCGTTCACCCCAAAGAATTACCGCCGGCCGAGCGCTTGAATTTCCGTCTGGTCAGTGAGCCTTTTACACCAGAAGACGCGCGAAAAGAAGCCAGCCGCTGTTTGCTGTGCGATGAAATCTGCAACGTCTGTGTGGGAGTCTGTCCCAATCGGGCGAACCTGTCGTACACCATTCAGCCGGTGGCGTTTAATCTCCAGAAAATTTCTTTTAAAACCGGGAAGCTGAAACTGGAGCCGGACGGAACGTTTCGCGTAGACCAGCGGTTCCAGGTTTTGAACATAGCCGATTGGTGCAATGAGTGCGGCAATTGCACGACCTTTTGTCCCACCAGCGGTGCTCCGTACCGGGACAAACCCAAGCTGTGTCTCTCGGAAGCTAGTTTTCGTGAGGAACCGGAGGCCTACCGGCTGGAGAAAAGGGGGGAATGGCCAAGTATTGTGTACAAGAAAAATGGCCGGCGTGTGCAGCTCACCCGGGAGGCCGATCGGTACGTGTATGAAACAGGCGTGGCCGTAGTCTGGCTCAATCGGAAGAATTTTTCGATCCTTCAGGTGGAAATGACCAAGCCTGCCGGGGAAATCCACCTGCAGCAGGCGGCTGCCATGCGGATTATTCTGGATAATCTGGGGAAGTCGTATTTGATGAATGTGACCTATTAGGAAAAAGCTCTGAAAAAATCGAGATTTCTGACAGAGGCAATGGTTAGTAACAAAATAAGATCATAATTTGTGATAAAAATTAATTTGCCATTAACACAGAGCCCCTTTACAATTACTTGATAAATATGTTTCTACGTAACATTTTTCTGTTATTGACCCTCCCCCCTTCCCCCTCCCTTATTTAAGGGAGGGGGAGTGAGGGGGAAAAAGTCAAATACTAAAGTCCGATTTTTTTAAAGTTTTTTAGGAAATAGAAATCATGTGCCAATTTGCTTTCAATCCCTATCGGAAGGAAACCCCCCACTGGGGGGAAGCGTACGCTTTTTTGAACGCCACCGATGTGTGGGATTTTCACCGGTCCCTGCCGGGGTACGCTCCGACGCCGGTGGTGGAACTGCCCCGGATTGCCCGGGAATTGGGACTGGGGGCGGTATTTGTTAAGGATGAATCCCGGCGATTTGGCATCAAGGCCTTCAAGGCCCTGGGAGCCAGCTACGCGATTTACCGGTTTCTGAAGCAGAAATGGGAGGAAAAATTCTCAACACCCTTTACTCCCGAGTTATTCAAGGATCCGGCTGCACTTCGGAAGCTGGGAACGTTTACCTTTGCGGCCGCCACCGACGGCAATCACGGGAGGGCCGTGGCCTGGACGGCGCGAAATCTCCGGCAAAAAGCGGTCATCTACATGCCGGCCGATTCTGCTCCGGCACGTGTGAAGGCTATTGAATCAGAGGGAGCTCGCGTGGTGCTGGTGGACGGCACATTTGACGATTGTGTGGAGCGGTGTGCCCGGGATGCGGAAGAAAATGACTGGCAGGTCGTATCGGACACGGCCTATCCCGGCTACATGGATTTACCCCGGTTTATTCTGCTGGGGTACACCACGCTCTTTCGTGAAATGGAAGATTCCCTCCATCCGCCCGGAAGCCCCGAAATCGATTTTGTGCTTCTTCCGGCCGGAGTGGGGGGATTGGCTGCAGCCGGCACCAGCTACTACGTGCGTCGCTACGGGAAAAATCGCCCCACGCTCATTTGCGTGGAACCCGAATCGGCCGCCTGTTTTCTGGATTCCGTTCGGTTTGGCCACGGGGAAGCGGTGGCCACCACAGGCGCACTGGATTCCATTATGGCGGGACTCAATTGCGGGGTTCCTTCGCCGGTGACCTGGCCGATTATCCGCGACGGAATGGATTTCTTCTTGGCCATTCCGGATCACTACGCGGAACAGGCCATGCGATTGTACGCCCGGGAAGGCGTGGTGTCCGGGGAATCGGGAGCCTCCGGCCTGGCGGGTTTACTGGCGCTGACCACCAGCCCGGCCTTACAGGAAGCTGTCCGGCAATTGGGACTGGGACCCGATTCCCGTGTGCTGCTCATTAACACAGAAGGCGACACGGATCCGGAGAGCTATCGGAGGATTGTTTCGATCGGAATTGAACATTATTAATTATTAAAAAATCCGGAAATAAAACCATGATCACCTTTAC includes:
- a CDS encoding FAD-dependent oxidoreductase — its product is EIDVNRIQKLGVALHLNTPVDRPLFERLQRDFDFLYLSVGAQAGKPLRIPGEELEGVQDALAFLSRVRKGEAVSLGQRVLVIGGGNTAIDAARTARRLVGQNGDVTLLYRRTRHEMPADADEIREALLEGVRLLELAAPVAIRREDDHLVVTCQKMALGEPDDSGRRRPVPVENSEFLLEADAVIPAIGQEMALDFLNPEDLKADPVTHETAIPRLYIGGDAFRGPSSLILSIADGKEAAAHILKAAGKDEPSRTVHPKKELTLAEFQKKAARREWAVHPKELPPAERLNFRLVSEPFTPEDARKEASRCLLCDEICNVCVGVCPNRANLSYTIQPVAFNLQKISFKTGKLKLEPDGTFRVDQRFQVLNIADWCNECGNCTTFCPTSGAPYRDKPKLCLSEASFREEPEAYRLEKRGEWPSIVYKKNGRRVQLTREADRYVYETGVAVVWLNRKNFSILQVEMTKPAGEIHLQQAAAMRIILDNLGKSYLMNVTY
- a CDS encoding diaminopropionate ammonia-lyase — encoded protein: MCQFAFNPYRKETPHWGEAYAFLNATDVWDFHRSLPGYAPTPVVELPRIARELGLGAVFVKDESRRFGIKAFKALGASYAIYRFLKQKWEEKFSTPFTPELFKDPAALRKLGTFTFAAATDGNHGRAVAWTARNLRQKAVIYMPADSAPARVKAIESEGARVVLVDGTFDDCVERCARDAEENDWQVVSDTAYPGYMDLPRFILLGYTTLFREMEDSLHPPGSPEIDFVLLPAGVGGLAAAGTSYYVRRYGKNRPTLICVEPESAACFLDSVRFGHGEAVATTGALDSIMAGLNCGVPSPVTWPIIRDGMDFFLAIPDHYAEQAMRLYAREGVVSGESGASGLAGLLALTTSPALQEAVRQLGLGPDSRVLLINTEGDTDPESYRRIVSIGIEHY